One segment of Primulina tabacum isolate GXHZ01 chromosome 6, ASM2559414v2, whole genome shotgun sequence DNA contains the following:
- the LOC142550142 gene encoding uncharacterized protein LOC142550142 — protein sequence MQTKAPCKADNPNATEDELAKLEKWWHHDLQAKSYMLASMSKNELQRRFEEAVNAAVIYGHLQELYVERTHPWSEPDLVITDELSTNILLLSLPSSFDGFVVNFNMNKLEANLEELVNMLTSYEASIKKEKYVFFIGSSSGTKKGSKREGPEAFSSFQKKQTQQEESSKNL from the exons ATGCAAACTAAGGCTCCTTGTAAGGCGGATAATCCAAATGCCACTGAAGATGAGCTAGCTAAGCTTGAAAAATGGTGGCACCATGACTTGCAAGCTAAAAGCTATATGCTAGCTTCTATGTCAAAAAACGAGCTGCAGAGGCGGTTTGAGGAAGCTGTGAATGCTGCTGTCATTTACGGCCACCTACAAGAGTTGTATGTTGAACGAACGCATCCATGGAG TGAGCCTGACCTTGTTATCACCGACGAACTGTCCACAAACATTTTGCTGTTGTCACTACCATCTTCTTTTGATgggtttgtggtgaacttcaatatgaacaagttgGAGGCTAaccttgaagagttggtcaataTGCTGACTAGTTATGAAGCCAGCATCAAGAAGGAAAAATATGTTTTCTTCATTGGCTCTTCGTCTGGGACAAAAAAAGGGTCCAAAAGGGAAGGGCCAGAAGCTTTCTCGTCCTTCCAAAAAAAACAAACCCAGCAAGAAGAGAGTAGCAAAAACTTATAA